The following are from one region of the Jeongeupia sp. USM3 genome:
- a CDS encoding YqjD family protein, producing MSQDGEANLNQEELIGDLRNVLAETESMLKEVVADGSEQGKALREKIAANLTVAKAKLIETERLVAGKAKVAAKATDEYVHENPWASVGIAAGVGFLLGLLVSRR from the coding sequence ATGTCCCAAGATGGCGAAGCGAACCTGAATCAGGAAGAACTGATCGGCGATCTGCGCAACGTGCTGGCAGAAACCGAATCGATGCTCAAGGAAGTCGTTGCCGACGGCTCCGAGCAGGGCAAGGCGCTGCGCGAGAAGATCGCCGCCAACCTCACGGTTGCCAAGGCCAAGCTGATCGAAACCGAGCGCCTCGTCGCCGGCAAGGCCAAGGTCGCTGCCAAAGCCACCGACGAATACGTGCACGAGAACCCGTGGGCCTCGGTCGGCATTGCCGCCGGCGTGGGTTTCCTGCTCGGCCTCCTGGTCTCGCGCCGCTGA
- a CDS encoding ABC transporter ATP-binding protein: protein MSQVALKNLTKSYDGKNNVLSGINLDINDGEFVVLVGPSGCGKSTLLRMLSGLESISGGDLEIDHTRVNELPPAERGIAMVFQSYALYPHMNVYKNMAFGLKIAGARKDEIDRRIRHAAGILKIDHLLERLPRELSGGQRQRVAIGRAIVREPKLFLFDEPLSNLDAALRVQTRLEIAKLHKDLAATIVYVTHDQVEAMTLGDKIVVMHDGHIQQAGSPLELYQQPANLFVATFIGSPRMNLIDGIVAEASATGVAVKVAGDQIVRTEVDGSSLAVGDKVSIGIRSEHLWEGDAGSERFRGRVNLVEHLGEANYLYLTLANGQDVVVRGDGERAVHIGDQIDLSAPAAAFHVFNRNGIALRRLKPGNMVAARHRAAA, encoded by the coding sequence ATGTCCCAAGTTGCACTGAAGAACCTGACCAAATCCTACGACGGCAAGAACAACGTGCTGTCCGGCATCAACCTCGACATCAACGATGGCGAGTTTGTCGTCCTCGTCGGCCCGTCGGGCTGCGGCAAGTCGACGCTGCTCCGGATGCTGTCGGGCCTCGAATCGATCAGCGGCGGCGATCTGGAAATCGACCACACCCGCGTCAACGAGCTGCCGCCAGCCGAACGCGGCATCGCCATGGTGTTCCAGAGCTACGCGCTCTACCCGCACATGAATGTCTACAAGAACATGGCGTTCGGGCTGAAGATTGCCGGCGCCAGGAAGGACGAAATCGACCGCCGCATCCGCCACGCCGCCGGCATCCTCAAGATCGACCACCTGCTCGAACGGCTGCCGCGCGAACTCTCGGGCGGCCAGCGCCAGCGCGTCGCGATCGGCCGCGCCATCGTCCGCGAGCCCAAGCTGTTCCTGTTCGACGAGCCGCTCTCGAACCTCGACGCCGCACTGCGCGTGCAGACCCGGCTCGAGATCGCCAAGCTGCACAAGGATCTGGCCGCAACCATCGTCTACGTGACCCACGATCAGGTCGAAGCGATGACGCTGGGCGACAAGATCGTCGTGATGCACGACGGCCACATCCAGCAGGCCGGCAGCCCGCTCGAGCTGTACCAGCAGCCGGCCAACCTGTTCGTCGCGACCTTCATCGGCTCGCCGAGAATGAACCTGATCGACGGCATCGTCGCCGAAGCGTCGGCCACCGGCGTCGCGGTCAAGGTCGCCGGCGACCAGATCGTCCGCACCGAAGTCGACGGCAGCAGCCTCGCCGTCGGCGACAAGGTCAGCATCGGCATCCGCTCCGAACACCTGTGGGAAGGCGACGCCGGCAGCGAGCGCTTCCGCGGCAGGGTCAACCTGGTCGAACACCTCGGCGAAGCCAACTACCTGTATTTGACGCTGGCAAACGGTCAAGACGTCGTGGTGCGCGGTGACGGCGAGCGCGCCGTGCACATCGGCGACCAGATCGACCTCTCCGCCCCGGCCGCGGCCTTCCATGTGTTCAACCGCAACGGGATCGCGCTGCGGCGGTTGAAGCCGGGGAATATGGTTGCGGCGAGGCATCGGGCGGCGGCCTGA
- a CDS encoding valine--tRNA ligase → MSTALDQLAKSFEPAAIEASWYPRWEGANYFSPSMDMAAPSFCIQLPPPNVTGTLHMGHAFNQTIMDGLTRYHRMRGDNTLWLPGTDHAGIATQIVVERQLDAQGTSRHELGRPAFIEKVWDWKKQSGDTITGQMRRMGASVDWGREYFTMDDKMSTCVSEVFVRLYEQGLIYRGKRLVNWDPVLGTAVSDLEVVSEEEDGHMWHIKYPVVGSDEFITVATTRPETLLGDVAVAINPEDERYRHLLGKQLELPLTGRTIPVIADEYVDKEFGTGFVKITPAHDFNDYQVGKRHDTKLINVMSLTATILPNAQVFGFDGTAFESIALPAAYAGLSTRDARKAMLADLEAQGLLVEAKKHKLMVPRGDRTGTVIEPMLTDQWFVAMSKPDEATGKSITQKALEVVQNGEVQFVPGDWVNTYYAWLNNIQDWCISRQLWWGHQIPAWYDADGKVYVARTEEEALKQSGGKPLSRDNDVLDTWFSSALVPFSSMGWPNDTNELKAFLPSSVLVTGYDIIFFWVARMIMMTTHFTGKVPFTHVYVHGLVRDGEGKKMSKSEGNVLDPVDLIDGIALAPLLEKRTTGLRRPEKAPQVAKKTEKEFPDGIPAYGVDALRFTFASLASLGRSINFDQKRCEGYRNFCNKLWNATRFVLMNVEGKDCGLEVGSNGGAELDYGFADRWIIGKLQEAEKAVTLALDTFRFDLAAQAIYEFVWNEYCDWYLELAKVAVQTGTEAQQRATRRTLIRVLETILRLVHPIMPFISEELWQIVAPLAGKKDTESLMIAKWPVADESKIDPAAYADVDALKAIAFAARNLRGEMGLPPSTRVPMFIEGDATLVRYAEYLKSLAKLSEVNVVAKLPEDDAPVAVAGTTRLMLKVEVDKAAETARLTKEIAKTEEGLGKMTAKLEKPGYVDKAPAHLVEKDRAQIAELADKLAKLQQQLAKLK, encoded by the coding sequence ATGAGCACTGCACTCGACCAACTCGCCAAGAGTTTTGAACCGGCCGCCATCGAAGCCAGCTGGTACCCGCGCTGGGAAGGCGCGAACTACTTCAGCCCGAGCATGGACATGGCCGCGCCGTCGTTCTGCATCCAGCTGCCGCCGCCGAACGTCACCGGCACGCTGCACATGGGCCATGCGTTCAACCAGACCATCATGGACGGGCTGACCCGCTACCACCGGATGCGCGGCGACAATACGCTGTGGCTGCCGGGCACCGACCACGCCGGCATCGCGACGCAGATCGTCGTCGAACGGCAGCTCGACGCGCAGGGCACCAGCCGCCACGAACTCGGCCGCCCGGCCTTCATCGAGAAGGTCTGGGACTGGAAGAAACAATCGGGCGACACCATCACCGGCCAGATGCGCCGGATGGGCGCGTCGGTCGACTGGGGCCGCGAGTACTTCACGATGGACGACAAGATGTCGACCTGCGTGTCCGAGGTCTTCGTTCGTCTCTATGAACAGGGCCTGATCTACCGCGGCAAGCGGCTGGTGAACTGGGACCCGGTGCTCGGCACCGCCGTGTCCGACCTCGAAGTGGTCAGCGAGGAAGAAGACGGCCACATGTGGCACATCAAGTACCCGGTGGTCGGTTCGGACGAGTTCATCACCGTCGCCACCACCCGGCCGGAAACCCTGCTCGGCGACGTCGCGGTGGCGATCAACCCCGAGGACGAGCGCTACCGGCACCTGCTGGGCAAGCAGCTCGAACTGCCGCTGACCGGCCGTACCATTCCGGTGATTGCCGACGAATACGTCGACAAGGAATTCGGCACCGGCTTCGTCAAGATCACCCCGGCGCACGACTTCAACGACTATCAGGTCGGCAAGCGCCACGACACCAAGCTGATCAACGTGATGAGCCTGACGGCGACCATCCTGCCGAACGCGCAGGTGTTCGGTTTCGACGGCACCGCCTTCGAGTCCATCGCGCTGCCGGCCGCCTACGCCGGCCTGTCGACCCGCGACGCCCGCAAGGCGATGCTCGCCGACCTCGAAGCACAGGGTCTGCTGGTCGAAGCCAAGAAGCACAAGCTGATGGTGCCGCGCGGCGATCGCACCGGCACGGTGATCGAGCCGATGCTGACCGACCAGTGGTTTGTCGCGATGAGCAAGCCGGACGAAGCCACCGGCAAGAGCATCACCCAGAAGGCGCTCGAAGTCGTCCAAAACGGTGAAGTGCAGTTCGTGCCGGGCGACTGGGTCAATACCTATTACGCGTGGCTCAACAACATCCAGGACTGGTGCATCAGCCGCCAGCTGTGGTGGGGCCACCAGATTCCGGCGTGGTACGACGCCGACGGCAAGGTTTACGTTGCCCGCACCGAGGAAGAGGCGCTGAAGCAGTCGGGCGGCAAGCCCCTGAGCCGCGACAACGACGTGCTCGACACCTGGTTCTCTTCGGCCTTGGTGCCGTTCTCGAGCATGGGCTGGCCGAATGACACCAATGAGCTGAAGGCCTTCCTCCCTTCGTCGGTGCTGGTCACCGGCTACGACATCATCTTCTTCTGGGTGGCCCGGATGATCATGATGACGACGCACTTCACCGGCAAGGTGCCGTTCACCCACGTCTACGTGCACGGCCTCGTGCGCGACGGCGAGGGCAAGAAGATGTCCAAGTCCGAAGGCAACGTGCTCGACCCGGTCGACCTGATCGACGGCATCGCGCTGGCACCGCTCTTGGAAAAGCGCACCACCGGCCTGCGCCGCCCGGAAAAGGCGCCGCAAGTCGCCAAGAAGACCGAGAAGGAATTCCCGGACGGCATTCCGGCCTACGGCGTCGACGCGCTGCGTTTCACCTTTGCGTCGCTGGCATCGCTGGGCCGCTCGATCAACTTCGACCAGAAGCGCTGCGAGGGTTATCGCAACTTCTGCAACAAGCTGTGGAACGCCACCCGCTTCGTGCTGATGAACGTCGAAGGCAAGGACTGCGGTCTCGAAGTTGGCTCGAATGGGGGGGCCGAACTCGACTACGGCTTCGCCGACCGCTGGATCATCGGCAAGCTGCAGGAAGCCGAGAAGGCGGTGACGCTGGCGCTCGACACCTTCCGCTTCGACCTCGCCGCACAGGCGATCTACGAGTTCGTCTGGAACGAGTACTGCGACTGGTATCTCGAACTGGCCAAGGTGGCGGTACAGACCGGCACCGAGGCGCAGCAGCGCGCCACCCGCCGCACCCTGATCCGCGTGCTCGAAACGATCCTGCGGCTCGTCCATCCGATCATGCCGTTCATTTCCGAGGAGCTGTGGCAGATCGTTGCGCCGCTGGCCGGCAAGAAGGACACCGAGTCGCTGATGATCGCCAAGTGGCCGGTCGCCGACGAGAGCAAGATCGACCCGGCCGCCTACGCCGACGTCGATGCGCTGAAGGCGATCGCCTTTGCCGCGCGCAATCTGCGCGGTGAAATGGGCCTGCCGCCGTCAACCAGGGTGCCGATGTTCATCGAAGGCGATGCGACGCTCGTGCGCTACGCCGAGTACCTGAAGTCGCTGGCCAAGCTGTCCGAAGTCAACGTCGTCGCCAAGCTGCCCGAAGACGATGCCCCGGTCGCCGTCGCCGGTACCACGCGGCTGATGCTCAAGGTCGAAGTCGACAAGGCCGCCGAAACCGCGCGGCTGACCAAGGAGATCGCCAAGACCGAAGAAGGCCTCGGCAAGATGACCGCCAAGCTCGAAAAGCCGGGCTATGTCGACAAGGCGCCGGCGCATCTGGTCGAGAAGGACCGCGCGCAGATCGCCGAACTGGCTGACAAGCTGGCAAAACTGCAACAGCAGCTTGCAAAGCTCAAGTAA
- a CDS encoding DUF6404 family protein translates to MSSVSQRDRALALLAKTGIWSGNYQPLLFRLLWRLGFNVPPPHFAGFGTAVLLSGLEFACIWGGFMWFVVWRSSGMSAMSAVSFAGATGALFGLVMGLYYAYGRKKHHLPPWQTLG, encoded by the coding sequence ATGTCGAGCGTTTCTCAGCGTGATCGAGCCTTGGCCTTGCTGGCCAAGACCGGCATCTGGTCCGGCAACTATCAGCCCCTGTTGTTTCGCCTGCTCTGGCGCCTGGGCTTCAATGTGCCGCCGCCCCACTTCGCCGGTTTTGGTACCGCAGTCTTGCTGTCCGGACTGGAGTTTGCCTGCATATGGGGCGGGTTCATGTGGTTTGTTGTCTGGCGGAGTAGTGGCATGTCCGCGATGTCTGCAGTGAGCTTTGCCGGCGCGACCGGCGCTCTCTTCGGCCTAGTGATGGGGCTTTACTATGCCTACGGCAGGAAAAAGCACCACCTGCCACCGTGGCAAACACTGGGATGA
- a CDS encoding carbohydrate ABC transporter permease: MKRAFPWHIAVFLAPAFLIYTAFSALPLLDTLRLGFFTTHDSGHQSFVGLANYIKLLTDPDWSASFWNAMNNNIKFFLIVMFVQNPIALLLAALLSMHGVRGAKGYQTLIFLPTLLSVVIIGFIWQLILSPLWGVSEKLMGFVGLADYFHPWLGDEATALITLSLISVWQFVGVPMMLIYASLIAIPDEIIEAARIEGASSWHIFWTIRLPLILPTLGLVTILTFVGNFNAFDLIYAVKGAIAGPNYSTDLLGTFFYRTFFGYQSQIGSPTMGAAVATTMFLIILSGVGVYFYFIQRKLQRFSF; this comes from the coding sequence ATGAAACGCGCCTTTCCCTGGCACATCGCCGTCTTTCTCGCCCCGGCCTTCCTGATCTACACCGCGTTCAGCGCGCTGCCGCTGCTCGACACGCTCAGGCTGGGGTTCTTCACCACGCACGACTCGGGCCACCAGAGCTTCGTCGGCCTGGCCAACTACATCAAGCTCCTCACCGATCCGGACTGGTCGGCGTCGTTCTGGAACGCGATGAACAACAACATCAAGTTCTTCCTGATCGTGATGTTCGTGCAGAACCCGATCGCGCTGCTGCTCGCCGCGCTGCTGTCGATGCACGGCGTGCGCGGCGCCAAGGGTTACCAGACGCTGATCTTCCTGCCGACGCTGCTGTCGGTGGTGATCATCGGCTTCATCTGGCAACTGATCCTCTCGCCGCTGTGGGGCGTTTCGGAAAAGCTGATGGGCTTCGTCGGCCTGGCCGACTACTTCCACCCTTGGCTCGGCGACGAAGCCACCGCGCTGATCACGCTGTCGCTGATCTCGGTGTGGCAGTTCGTCGGCGTGCCGATGATGCTGATCTACGCATCGCTGATCGCGATTCCGGATGAAATCATCGAAGCCGCGCGTATCGAAGGCGCCAGCTCGTGGCACATCTTCTGGACGATCCGCCTGCCGCTGATCCTCCCGACCCTGGGCCTCGTCACCATCCTGACCTTCGTCGGCAATTTCAACGCGTTCGACCTGATCTACGCGGTCAAGGGCGCGATCGCCGGGCCGAACTACAGTACCGACCTCTTGGGCACCTTCTTCTACCGCACCTTCTTCGGCTACCAGAGCCAGATCGGCAGCCCGACGATGGGCGCGGCGGTGGCGACGACGATGTTCCTGATCATCCTCTCCGGCGTCGGCGTCTACTTCTACTTCATCCAGCGCAAGCTGCAACGGTTCAGTTTCTGA
- a CDS encoding ABC transporter substrate-binding protein, which translates to MQGNRFTRTALCAALLAAGAAQAGNLTIESWRTDDKALWEDVLIPAFNKKHPDVKVKFAPTAPTEYDSSLQTRLTGGTAGDLITCRPFDKSLDLFKKGYLENLNGKQGMQNFPDSAKVAWQSDDGKNAFCMPMGAVMHGFLYNKKIFAEIGAQPPKTVAEFHKVLEAAKKAGKVPMALGTADQWEANQIVFTSIGAPYWKGEEGRKALIAGKARFTDPQFVAAWDEMSKWGPYLAKGYSAQTYADTQNLFAAGKAAVVAVGSWDISYYNQNAKFEYGAFPPPVPKAGDKCYISDHPDIGMGVNPKSKNKDDAYKFLTWLGSQEFADLYTNKVTGFYSLSNHLISVKDPVAKQMLDWRKSCASTIRLNAQIMNRGEPNMENELWNVNSQVLNGKMTPKDAATRIQTGFAKWYKPQQK; encoded by the coding sequence ATGCAAGGCAACCGCTTCACCCGCACGGCACTCTGTGCCGCGCTGCTCGCCGCCGGCGCTGCACAAGCCGGCAACCTGACCATCGAATCGTGGCGTACCGACGACAAGGCACTGTGGGAAGACGTGCTGATCCCGGCGTTCAACAAGAAGCATCCGGACGTGAAGGTGAAGTTCGCACCGACCGCGCCGACCGAGTACGACTCGAGCCTGCAGACCCGCCTGACCGGCGGCACCGCCGGCGACCTGATCACCTGCCGCCCGTTCGACAAGTCGCTCGACCTCTTCAAGAAGGGCTACCTCGAAAACCTGAACGGCAAGCAGGGGATGCAGAACTTCCCGGATTCGGCCAAGGTGGCGTGGCAGTCCGACGACGGCAAGAACGCGTTCTGCATGCCGATGGGCGCGGTGATGCACGGCTTCCTCTACAACAAGAAGATTTTCGCCGAAATCGGCGCCCAGCCGCCGAAGACCGTGGCCGAGTTCCACAAGGTGCTCGAAGCCGCCAAGAAGGCCGGCAAGGTGCCGATGGCGCTGGGTACCGCCGACCAGTGGGAAGCCAACCAGATCGTGTTCACCTCGATCGGTGCGCCGTACTGGAAGGGCGAGGAAGGCCGCAAGGCGCTGATCGCCGGCAAGGCCAGGTTCACCGACCCGCAGTTCGTCGCCGCCTGGGACGAAATGAGCAAGTGGGGTCCGTATCTGGCCAAGGGTTACTCGGCGCAGACCTATGCCGACACGCAGAACCTGTTCGCCGCCGGCAAGGCCGCCGTCGTCGCCGTCGGCTCGTGGGACATCTCGTACTACAACCAGAACGCCAAGTTCGAGTACGGCGCGTTCCCGCCGCCGGTGCCCAAGGCCGGCGACAAGTGCTACATCTCGGACCATCCGGACATCGGCATGGGCGTGAACCCGAAGTCCAAGAACAAGGACGACGCGTACAAGTTCCTGACCTGGCTGGGTTCGCAGGAATTCGCCGACCTGTACACCAACAAGGTCACCGGCTTCTACTCGCTGTCGAACCACCTGATCTCGGTGAAGGACCCGGTTGCCAAGCAGATGCTCGACTGGCGCAAGAGCTGCGCGTCGACGATCCGCCTGAACGCCCAGATCATGAACCGCGGCGAGCCGAACATGGAAAACGAGCTGTGGAACGTCAACAGCCAGGTCCTGAACGGCAAGATGACGCCGAAGGACGCGGCAACCCGCATCCAGACCGGTTTCGCCAAGTGGTACAAGCCGCAACAGAAGTAA
- a CDS encoding GNAT family N-acetyltransferase — translation MYAELVGNPEVSVRPERIARIADDTNTALFVAEMRGCICCTALVSLCNDVMFDSQPFAVVENVVVTSACRNAGVGRSLFEQIEAFCLAADCSKIMLLSSAERVDAHRFFERVGFVGATKRGFVKYRRHFSAAANRA, via the coding sequence TTGTACGCCGAGCTCGTCGGCAATCCGGAAGTCTCGGTTCGGCCTGAGCGGATTGCCCGTATTGCCGACGATACCAACACGGCGCTTTTTGTCGCCGAAATGCGTGGCTGCATTTGCTGTACGGCGCTGGTGTCGCTGTGCAATGACGTCATGTTCGATTCACAACCGTTCGCGGTGGTGGAAAACGTCGTCGTCACTTCGGCCTGTCGGAATGCCGGTGTTGGTCGTTCGCTGTTTGAGCAGATCGAGGCCTTCTGCCTCGCTGCAGATTGTTCCAAGATCATGTTGCTGAGTTCTGCCGAACGGGTCGACGCACATCGTTTTTTCGAACGTGTCGGGTTTGTGGGGGCGACGAAACGCGGTTTCGTGAAATATCGGCGCCATTTTTCTGCGGCGGCAAATCGGGCGTAG
- a CDS encoding phage holin family protein produces MSETEPAGNGHTNVLKRLAGSALGLLHAHLGILSIELEEARERVLKTLVLGVLGAGLLLLALLAITLGAILLVPEPWRVYTVVVLVLVFLLVGAGCLWFAWSGIRYAKTPFALTIEELRRDKEHFLR; encoded by the coding sequence ATGAGCGAAACCGAACCGGCCGGCAACGGCCACACCAATGTCCTCAAACGGCTGGCCGGCAGTGCGCTCGGGCTGTTGCATGCGCATCTGGGCATCCTGTCGATCGAGCTTGAGGAAGCGCGCGAGCGTGTGCTGAAAACGCTGGTTCTTGGCGTCCTCGGTGCCGGCCTGTTGCTACTTGCGCTGCTGGCGATCACCCTCGGCGCCATCCTGCTCGTGCCCGAGCCTTGGCGCGTGTACACCGTGGTCGTGCTGGTGCTGGTCTTCCTGCTGGTTGGTGCCGGCTGCCTGTGGTTTGCGTGGAGCGGCATCCGCTACGCCAAGACGCCGTTTGCGCTGACGATCGAAGAGCTGCGCCGCGACAAGGAGCACTTCCTGCGATGA
- a CDS encoding outer membrane protein assembly factor BamE yields MFRRPRLALLAAALLLAACANQPGTTASSSTASNGGKAAAANGKAAAQQPQPDAPTPGGRKVMSKDGTFEGEIVGTPAKKSKFGKLQIGMSQRQVDDLIGTPSDTKTYTTGKAWVPFYFGKDAYRFETYYKKEGRLTFVGGGVTGTSGKLLRITVDTKEDGYQ; encoded by the coding sequence ATGTTCCGTCGCCCCCGCCTCGCCCTGCTCGCCGCCGCCCTGCTGCTGGCCGCCTGCGCCAACCAGCCCGGCACGACCGCATCGTCGTCCACGGCGTCGAACGGCGGCAAAGCCGCTGCAGCCAACGGCAAGGCGGCGGCGCAACAGCCGCAGCCCGACGCACCGACGCCGGGCGGCCGCAAGGTGATGTCCAAGGACGGCACCTTCGAGGGCGAGATCGTCGGCACGCCGGCGAAGAAGAGCAAGTTCGGCAAGCTGCAGATCGGCATGTCGCAGCGCCAGGTCGACGACCTGATCGGCACGCCGAGCGATACCAAGACCTACACCACCGGCAAGGCCTGGGTGCCGTTCTACTTCGGCAAGGACGCCTACCGCTTCGAGACCTACTACAAGAAGGAAGGCCGGCTGACCTTCGTCGGCGGCGGCGTCACCGGCACCAGCGGCAAGCTGCTGCGCATCACCGTCGATACCAAGGAAGACGGCTACCAGTAA
- a CDS encoding carbohydrate ABC transporter permease, translated as MKHKVTRAAGTGFTHLVLGGYTLLALFPILLVIINSVKSKDGIFDSPLSLPTAETWSLIGFEKVLAKSPFIHFFGNSLTVTLVSLVLILVLGAMAAWALSEYKFRGSKLLAIYMAFGIMVPIRLGTVSILELIVKLDLTNTLTALILVYVAQGLPLAIMILGEFIQQVPKELKEAARCDGVGEFKIFFQIILPLIRPAVATVAVFTMVPIWNDLWFPLILAPGEETQTVTLGVQQFIGQYVTDWNAVLASLSLAVLPVLVMYVFASRQLIRGITAGAVK; from the coding sequence ATGAAACACAAAGTCACCCGCGCGGCCGGCACCGGCTTCACCCATCTGGTGCTCGGCGGCTACACGCTGCTAGCGCTGTTCCCGATCCTGCTGGTGATCATCAACTCGGTGAAGAGCAAGGACGGCATTTTCGACTCGCCGCTGTCGCTGCCGACCGCTGAAACGTGGTCGCTGATCGGCTTCGAGAAGGTGCTCGCCAAGTCGCCGTTCATCCACTTCTTCGGCAACAGCCTGACGGTGACGCTGGTGTCGCTGGTGCTGATCCTCGTGCTTGGCGCCATGGCGGCATGGGCGCTGTCCGAGTACAAGTTCCGCGGCAGCAAGCTGCTGGCGATCTACATGGCCTTCGGCATCATGGTGCCGATCCGCCTTGGCACCGTGTCGATCCTGGAACTGATCGTCAAACTCGACCTGACCAACACGCTGACCGCGCTGATCCTCGTCTATGTGGCGCAGGGGCTGCCGCTGGCGATCATGATTCTTGGCGAGTTCATCCAGCAGGTGCCCAAGGAACTGAAGGAAGCGGCGCGCTGCGATGGCGTCGGCGAGTTCAAGATCTTCTTCCAGATCATCCTGCCGCTGATCCGCCCGGCCGTCGCCACCGTCGCCGTGTTCACCATGGTGCCGATCTGGAACGACCTGTGGTTCCCGCTGATCCTCGCCCCCGGCGAGGAAACCCAGACCGTCACCCTCGGCGTGCAGCAGTTCATCGGCCAGTACGTGACCGACTGGAACGCCGTGCTCGCCTCGCTCTCGCTCGCCGTCCTGCCTGTCCTCGTGATGTACGTGTTCGCATCGCGACAACTGATCCGCGGCATCACCGCCGGCGCAGTGAAATGA
- a CDS encoding carbohydrate-binding protein codes for MKRSVINGMLALLLAGSAALASAQGWREGRHYSPGEVVSYQGRQYRAIQGHDAHRGANWNPRDAASLWQPLDGRRGWHDDGRYRPDPRYDDGQYHPDPRYDDGRWRPDVRSDEWRRRHWEEIGRRRPDGWRDGHRYGGGEWVWYRGRAYEARRPASEAELWMNPLQQPGLWLDITATLR; via the coding sequence GTGAAACGATCGGTCATCAACGGAATGCTGGCGCTGCTGCTCGCCGGCAGTGCGGCGCTGGCGAGTGCGCAGGGCTGGCGTGAAGGCCGTCATTACTCGCCGGGCGAGGTCGTCAGCTATCAGGGGCGGCAGTACCGGGCGATTCAGGGCCACGATGCGCACCGCGGGGCCAACTGGAATCCGCGCGATGCGGCGTCGCTGTGGCAGCCGCTCGATGGTCGCCGCGGCTGGCACGACGACGGCCGCTACCGCCCGGACCCGCGCTATGACGACGGCCAGTATCACCCCGACCCGCGTTACGACGACGGCCGCTGGCGGCCCGACGTGCGCAGCGACGAGTGGCGCCGCCGCCATTGGGAAGAAATAGGTCGCCGCCGGCCGGACGGCTGGCGCGACGGCCACCGCTACGGCGGCGGCGAATGGGTCTGGTATCGCGGCCGGGCTTACGAGGCGCGGCGGCCGGCGAGCGAGGCGGAGCTGTGGATGAATCCGCTGCAGCAGCCGGGACTGTGGCTCGACATCACGGCCACGCTGCGCTGA